The genomic interval CCAGAATGAGCATCAGCTGCCTGACTGCTAGACCCAGAGAGGGACTTCAGCCATTGCAGTACTGAGCTCAGAGTTTACCAGCTCTTAGACCCTGTGAAACCTGGGGGAATTCACACCCATGTCGGGAAGCTCTGGCTCCCCGCACGATGCACTGTGTACTCCTTCCATGTCTATATTGAAATCTCTATTCTAGCAAGCGGACTGGAACACAAACACttatttgttctattttttcaCACAAATTACCCGAGTTATATCTTCTATTAGTGGTGAGACAGGCTTGACAGTATGTCCCCTGCATTTTGTAACAGTGTTGTTCTTGCAAAATTATAACTGTGAATATAAGACAATTGCTTCTAACAGTGATAAGGCTCCCACTTCAATAACAGTCTTCTGCTCTTATCTCTTTTGGAGTACTATTGCAGTATGAACTTATTGTCTGTGAGTATTagccacagcacagaaaacaagaaagaaatgtgtttggaaAGGAGCATGCCTAGTGCTTAATACTATAAAAAGCTCATAATGAATTTTAGATCAGAAACACTGTTTCCttagaaagacaaaagaagaCCACTAGATGGTGGTAAAAACCCGAGCCTTTGCTAACAAAACCTGTGAAAAGAGAAGTTCAGAGGGGCaaagaaggggaggaggagctACAGTTTGGGTACTGAAGTCATTATTGCTTGGAGTCTATAAAAAGGCAGTTGCACAGTAAGTAATTTATATATGGTCAGCCTTGACTCTACGGATTTActcattcctttttctctgtttttgtcACCTCTTCCTACCAAGGAATCCCGAGCCCCAGATGTCAGGTGAGGAGGGGGCTGAAACTTCTGCTCTGTGGAGGAAAGGTTGCAGGCGATGAAGAGcaagagcagctgaaggaacagCTCTGGTAAATAGGTACAGTTAATTCTTGATTACAAATAAAAGgttacttttaaaaactgagCATTAACTTGATatgctttgaattttatttgcaaCTGTCAGCTTTAAGTGTTCCCCTTGTTAAGAATCTGATGGCTTACAGCTTTGCCCTGAACATTGCAAAAGTGCACTGAATAAAATATGATCTGAAATagagaacttttattttttaattacagaattCCACCCATACCAATTCTTAATTCATAACCTTAGTGTACCCTGAAATGTATGGATTTGTCTTCATTATGTCAGCATGTTAGTATTGCACAGGTAAACTGTTTATAACACAGTTCATGTGAACTTAAGAAGGACAAAGgtcaggaaagcatttaaatcttttcctgaaaatgttCAATTCTTAATTGTGGCAATAATTTAAACTTTGGTATGTTGTATTCCAGTGAGCAGGTTCTGCTGAACCTAATACTAtatctttctgcatttctggggTCTGAGAATTGAGACTTTGAAaactgtttgttgtttggtgttCAGCAGAATTTCCAGGACATTGTGCTCACTTCTGCAGGACAGAATAGAATAAACAAAACTATGAATGAAGAGTGCATGAATCTCTTTGCTATCTATCCTTACTGTGAAATTAAACCACAAATTAACAAAGCTCTGAGCCAATCAGAGATTAATTTAGAATCAGTAGAGGAATATGGCATGGAAGAAATGGGATGTGTACAAGCcaaattaaatagaaatggGTGATATTTGTTTTGTCAACTTCTGCCTGTTCTCGTCATGCtatattttttttggcagggtCTTATGCCttttggaaaatgcatttatcaCACTCCTTGGCAAGTCCCTCAGAAAGAACAGAACGTGTTTGCTTCCAGAGATGAACACGTCCTCTCAGCTGTATGTTTCTGAACTAAACCCGAGTGCCTCTGGTAGCAACTTTACTGTGCCTACTGTCAAGAGCAAGTCATCGCCATGTGAGCAAGTGGTCATTGCAGCTGAGGTGTTCCTAACTCTGGGCATTGTAAGCCTCCTTGAAAATATCTTAGTTATATGTGCAATAGTTAAGAACAAGAACTTGCATTCAcccatgtatttttttgtttgcagtttaGCAGTGGCTGACATGCTGGTTAGTGTGTCCAATGCTTGGGAGACCATAACGATATACTTAATAAACAATAGACACATAATTATAGAAGATACCTTTGTTCGTCATATAGACAATGTCTTTGATTCAATGATCTGCATATCTGTGGTGGCTTCCATGTGCAGTTTGCTGGCTATAGCAGTAGACAGGTATATCACTATCTTCTATGCCCTACGTTATCACAACATCATGACAGTGAAAAGATCAGGGCTTATTATTGCATGCATCTGGACCTTTTGTACGGGCTGTGGCATTATCTTCATTCTTTATTATGAATCAACTTACGTGATCATTTGTCTCATCACCATGTTTTTTACCATGTTGATCCTCATGGTCTCACTGTACATCCATATGTTCCTCCTGGCTCGTACTCATGTGAAGAAAATAGCTGCTTTGCCTGGGTACAACTCTGTCCGTCAAAGAACCAGCATGAAAGGAGCCATCACTCTGACTATGCTTCTTGGCATCTTCATTGTTTGCTGGGCTCCATTCTTCCTTCATCTCATCCTGATGATCTCCTGCCCTCAAAACCTGTACTGCGTCTGCTTCATGTCTCATTTCAACATGTACCTCATTCTCATTATGTGCAACTCAGTGATTGATCCCTTGATCTATGCCTTTCGTAGCCAGGAAATGAGGAAAACCTTCAAAGAGATAATTTGTTGCTATAGCCTGAGAATGGTCTGTGGGTTATCCAACAagtattaagaaaacaaaaccaaaccagggAAGTGAATGGAAATGCAACATCTTGCCACATCTTGTTATTCTGCTGAAATGCCTATAGAACAACTTTCTCCGTTTAGCTGTCATGATTTCTGCAGCCATCAGAAACCATTTTTAATAtgttattttgcctttctttccctccacaCACCTCTCTCACAGTGGTAGTAGGTGTTGCTCCATGCATTTGTATTACAGGGAGAAACAATATTTTGAATCTCATTTAACCTACTGAAGAATGGATCTTACGAGAGGATTATACAGGGAAAgccttattttgctttctgctaaATGCAATGTGTGACCTGCCATGCAAATGAGCCCATCAGCCTCTCAGTGTGTATTTCTCTTTATAATCTTTGTCTCTCTAGATAAAGCATGGATTATTTTGATGCCCAGaattaacaggtttttttgctatttccTTCTGAAGACATAAAATCAGAGAAGTAGCTCCAGTTATGAGGGTTCACATACCTCGCTCAACAGTCATAACCAAAATATGCACATATCAGCAGTCTCGTATTCCAGTCATAACTGTTACTGTCATGTGTTACGTAAGAGGACAGTGTTACCACGAGATTTTCCAGGTTGGATACGGTACTTTGTCGTATCTCACTGTATGTGTTCTTGTCGCTGTGGGCTAAGATGTACCATAGGTGGATTTTCAGGCTGAATATGAAGACTGAGCTGAATCTAGTTTGTCTAGTTTTTTTATTCCCCAGGCTAGGGAAGTGAAAGGTACATTGCCTCTAGATGGTCATGTCACATTTTGTGGTGATGGAAAGACTAGGTGAGTGGCTGCCTTTATGTAGACATTAGAAAAGTGTTTCAGCTAGAAGTAGCTTTTGTTACTGAAGAAAGCTGCGCTGTAGATTGCGTCTTTCAAGCTGGGAGAGCAAAACAAGTTCGATGGTCAGAAGGCATAGCAGGCAATAGCAAAACAGGGATTTCAAAACCTCAGGCACATGTAGCAATAACAGAGTCCTGATTTTTGTTCcccaaacaaataatttttgtctttattgaGAGGATTCTGAGGTGAAACCCCCATGCCTTCTGTGTGGATAATTCACATCTAATCATGCTCTTATAAACATGCTGCTCTGCAACAGCTGTGTAATGTACAAGATACTGGATTTATCACAGATAAGGAAGTGCAACTGTGGCATTGATTTCTTGATGCTAATCGATGGTACATATCTTGCACTACGATATAagctaagaaaatatttcaaggtaCCCTACTGACTAGATATCAGAAAATAGCTTGGAAAGATGAATTATTTCTtccaaaaagctgaaagaatagCCCTTATTATACTTGGTTTAGGCATGCTCTAAAACTGTTGTTGTCAATAGAAGGACTATGATTGATTCTATGGGCCTTAGGCTATACCTTCAAGGTGGAAGTCCTGATTAGGTGTTACGAAAGTTTTTTATCATAACAGTGGTTAAACATGGGGACATGCGCCCAACACTTGTgcaatctccatccttggagatattcagaacttggctggacacagccctgaacAATCTGCTGTAAGCTGACTCAAACTTTGAAGGTGGCTCTGCTTTGGGTGATTGGGAATGGATGGCatccaaaggtcccttccagccaaAGTTATTCTGTGATCTCATGAAACCGTTTGTATATTATGATAAAActatcattttttcccctcctaatttaatctgttttataaGAAGAATTGTAAAATATTCTCCTCCACACATTTAGAAAGATAGCATACATGAGTGGGAATTTTATTCTCAGTGGAGACACCATATTAAGTTGACTGTAAATATAATGGTTATATCAGTGCACTAAGTGCTGGAATCTTCCTTcagctgtatttgaaaatgtgatttcagaGGTATTTGTGGTCAGTAGTGAGAATCTTGCCTTGTTTCAGTCCACCTCTTAACCCTATCTATAAATAGCAGCTAAGAATGGGCTCTTGCTGCTATGAATATTAATAGCAAAAGGAGACAGTTCAACTGCATAGTGAAAAGCACCAGCTGATTTTGTAAATAATTCATTAAATCTTCACTATGTATTGCAAATAAGACAGTCTTGTACATAATTGTAAATCAACAAAGAGGAAGCCAAAACTGTAATAGCTTTGGGTATTTTCTTGAATTGTACATTACTTTCTTGTTGGAATTTTATTTGGTGTATAAACACAGACATATGAAGAAACTATTAAACTGGATTGCTGGAAAACCCACTATTATTTGTTATTAATTGTAATGTGTCTACTAACTTTATAGATTATTGACAGAGGGAATATTACATTACAGGCTTTCACTTCTCAGTTTAAACAGATGCCTTATTAAGAAACACATTCCGAGAGTTACAGATTAATACAATGTATTTACATTCATACCTGTGGTCCTCTAGGTGTCAGCACGACATCCTCAGTATAAGTCTTACAGGTGGGGGAGCTAAAACAGTTTAAGGGGgaaatgaaagtattttcaagaaCAGGCTAGAAAAGTTCCTGCAAAAAACATGCTGTTCACACTACAGgaataaacataaaatacatgCCTCTGTGGGGCTATGACATGTTTAGCTGCAGAATAAAACCACAATTTAGCatgctttcatttctgtcagAGTTTCGAAAACACTATGTATTCTGATAGATTGGGACAAGCAAGCATtgtctgtgtatgtatgtgtatgacTGTCAAAGGAGAGTCATGAAAAAATTAGCTGCTAGGCTGTCATTGCACCACGTCCCCACAGCTAATGATACTACTCTTGCTTATATAGCCAGTCATTTACAGTTTATTATCAGTCATTGGAAAGAGGCTTAAATCACACTATTTCTGTCCCAGAGCTCCGAACTCAACTTCTATGGCCCAGTGCTACTTTGATGACTGAACACTTCACTGCTTCTAACTTGTGTGTCactattttaaagtttttaatataaaattattctgaactCACTCCTGTTTCAGGTGGGGTCAACTTCTATAAACTCATCCGCATTTTAAGTAGATTAGTAGGAGCAgggagaatattaaaaaaaccccaaccaatcCAGCATTTCTAGCTGCATCAGAACCTCACCTAGCAAAGCAGAAGACTGGATTCTTTAATCTATAATAATGCAAAGGGTGGTTGATGGTAGGCAAGTTGCTCTGCTTCCATATTACACTGAAGTACTTCATATGTTGCTCTAAGTTTTCCTTGCTTTAGTAGATTGAAGTAAAAGGTTGGCTTTTGCAAATGATGGCATTGCCTGGATAATTCTCTACCCAGCATACTCCTATACTAGCATTAGGAAAAACTGAATCTTTTTTCCAGGCCAAGGCCACAATAAAATACTTGCAAATACTAGTTTTCCAGCAGCATTAGCATCTCCTTTAACACAAAACAGTAATAACTGAATGGAACAAAGAGACAGTATGTATGATCCTGGGCTTTATGATCCTGCTTCCCAAATGGGCACAGTCTGTCACAAAGGGCTCTAACTACTGAGTACTACTACCTGCGGACCCGGGCTGCAAGCGAGGGGTGATTGCTTTCAGCTCTACAACCTATAGGCCTGCACCATCTGTGCCACCAGTGTCTCACTGCCTTTTCAGAATGGGTTGCACGTTCCCACTTCTTAGTCTTTTGCTCTTAGAAAACCTTCTCTGAGTGGTGCTCTGGAGTTTTTAGttgtgtttttcaggaaaatatgcaaaataagtGCAGAAACCACAGGAATTTTCTGAGCACACAGACTTTAAGAAGGCAGAAAAGGTTTATACATCGTTGGGGAAGCAACCAGCTCCCTCACACAGTCTGGTCTCTGAAATCTCAAAGGACTCTGTTCTGTCTCCAAAGTCTTGTTGGAGATTCTGCCTCTCCTTCAGTGAATCCTCCTCTTTGCTGCTGAGCTTCTTGTACAGAAGACCAGCTCATGGTGACCACTGCTGTGTTCAGGGATTGTAACTGACAGTTCCAGACTTCAGCTGTGTTCATTTGCATGCACAGTGCCCCTTCTGTTTGGCAGGGTGGGTGAATAAAGTATGGGAACATGGATGTGGAAATGGGGATCCCCACATCAGGGACAGAGTCATGCAGGCTgcggcagagctgcctgtgtaAGTTCCATGCTAGGTTATCTCCACGTCCTTGTTTTCTAATCTTATCATGTGTTACATCCTGAGCTGTGTGCATCTCGGATACAGCTCGTTATTCATAcaggacagaaaaggagaatgcggtatgtatatgtgtgtctATACTTACATACATGCCTACATGTGTATGAGTTCTTACAAATACAGAGTACAATCGCAAATGACATCTGCATATGAAATGTATATGAGAAGGTATAGTTTCTCTTTCTGCAACCGTTCTGTTCTTTGTCatccaattattttttatactaCTTTCCAGTTTGCAGCTTTTTTCTCACATATTTCCTCAACCTGTGAATGAACTGGCAACAGTCTAAATCTCAAGCAGAAAAGAACCCTCAAATCCTTTTTGCATCCtgagcttttgaaaattataGTGAATCAGTGTGACAGAACAAAGAGTTCTCCTAGCACCTGTCACACTAAACATCTAGTAAAATCTGGATTCTTATGGTCCTTAAGCACTATCCCTAGAACAGTTTCTTCTTGAGCTGCTTGCATAAAAACCCCTAAGAATGTGCACTGAGCACTGAGAGTGAAGGGTTTCCACCAAAACAGAGAGCAGCTGTTTAGGGGAATTATACAAAATTCGGACTGTATATGGTAATCGTCTGGAATGCCCTTACAAGGTACCGTTTAGGGACTTCTTGGGCAGGAGGTTGTATTTAAAGCTTTGTGACTGATAGCTCTCAATGAATGTTTCTTATACGAATTTACCTAATCACTTTTGGATCTCTTTATACTCATCTGCAATGTCGATTGCAATAAATTCTACAGTTTAGATATGCTGTGTGgaaaaatgttggttttgtgttttttttctctcataaaACATCTGCTTGGAAATTTTCTTCAAGGCCTCCAAGTCCTTACATTGTAAAGAAGATAAATAACTGGTCCCCTTCCACTTTCCCTGTGCCATTCATTTTCCTACTCGCCTATATACCCTTATaaagtttctcttttcccaCCAAGCATCCTAGCATATTTAATCTCTGCTGGTATTTTCATACCTTGTTGTCCTTACTTTGTTTTCCTAGATCTCCTATATTCTTTCTGACTCAGGGAGGACAAGATAAGCATAGAATAATCCAGATATAGGTGAAAACTAAATTTCCACAGTACCAGATGCTGCTGCATGTTTTGCTCTCTATTCTTTTCATACATATGTGACAACATACTTCCATTTAGTACAGCTTGAtccataatttgaaaaaaatcaagatctCTAGAAGAATTCCCTAACTGCAAATGCTCATAGGAACACATACTCTCTGTTCCCTAAATAGGCTTACATTTTCAATGGTGAGGGCTTTGGTCATACGCCAGCATGTAAAACATGCCAAAAATACGATGCTTAGGagtgtttctgtgtttccaggTCCAAGTACATGCCTTGACAATGTCCCAGCTCTGTAGCAGAACTCATCTGATGGACACAGCTTCCATTTGCCTACCTCTGATGTGAGGGAAGCCTGGCCACAGAGGCTGGAAGGGCCTTGCCATGTGTCCCAGTCATACTCTGGGTGGCTGAGGATCAGGGACCCCAAGTTCAGACACAAACTTCTCCCAGAAGCCCATCACTTCTTTGAGAGGGTTAGTAAGAATGTCATTTGCACAGCTACCTCCAGATGGGGATTTGTCACTTCTTTCAATTATACCTGATTAAACCACGGCAGGACTTGGAACTATAAGCTTTGTATGCTGGCTCAAGATGATTTTCAAAGGCATCAAATGAATATTTTTGATGCCTTGTTGCATAAATGCCCTaattaacagcaacaaaacaaaacacataccCACAAAGAAAATGggattaatttttctctgtagtttGCCAGTTTTTAACACGACACCATTACTTTTGGCAAGCAGTAAGTGGTATTGCCCATGAATTAcctttttcactgtcttttgtGTCTTGCACCAAAACTCTGTGCCTACTTCAACTACCCTGAAAAAATGACCCTACGAATACCTATCATTTTTGTATTATGCCTTTTGTTTGTCATAGCTTTGCTCTGAACTGCTGTCTGGAAAGCTTTGCATGGGTTTTGTGTAAAGACCTAAATCCCTGAATTCCTATATCCCAGCGGTTCATAGTGCTGGGATGGATTTACATAGACCTTACTATTATTTCCGCTTCACAGGTTCCTTGTGCTTTTTAAAGTCAGGGGAATCTGTCCAGGAtactttccttttgaaaggTAGTAGAAAACACTCCTATACATTAACATTGTCTTAAAGCTATAGCAGTATAATTATTAGTTGTGCCAACATTGACCTGAGCTCAGAGATAACATCGCTGAAACCAAAAGTAGTTTTTTTTCGCAAAAGTTTTTTCTAGAGGATGTAAAGAGTCTTGGCTATAACAAGGAGAGGAAATTCCCGCTCTCTGCATGTAGAGTGGTAGATCAGTGGTGGAGCTTGAGGATGAAATCTGTTTTAAGTTCACACTTCACTCTTACAGAGGGTGAAGATGAATTGCCTTTTCCTGCTGTGAGGGCTGGGCTGTATTAAAAAATGTCCTAGTAGACAAACTGGTGCCAAATTCAGTTTTAGAAAGAGTCAGTGAGTGCTGGAAACTTGACTGAAAGTCTGTGTGAAAGACCCTCACCAGGTGTGACTGAAATCCATTCCACTGAAGTGACTTGTAAGACATATTCTCACCACAAAGACATATAGTAGGAATTCAGGATGTGGTAGCTCGCTAGCTTCTTCCTccttagaaaggaaaataacactattttaaaacattagtggaaaatcagtttttcagcaAATACAGTTATTTATTTCTCATGTTTCTCATACCAAGAACCTCTTAGCTGTCCATAGCGGGCCCCTGGGATCCAGTGCTCTGAGTGGGGGTCTGTGCAATTTCAGCTTACAGGGAACCTTCTTAACTCACTGGGAAAAGGTAGGTTAAACCTTCGACTTCTCCTGGGCTTAAGGGCTCTCCTTGATAATCGCAGTTTGTAAAGCAGGTGCTTAAAAAGCCCTTCTTTCAAATGGCAGAGGAAAGAGATGAATCTCTGATGGCAGTTCATGTCCCTGCATAAAGTgcataaaaaatgaagaagtagGAGGTAAGTCCTTGAATGAAGTCCAGGTCTTTCATCTCACAATGAAGCTGATAAATATTCTGGTTTTCACTATGAAAAGGAACATCAGCACAGCCACCTCTGAATCTGGAGgtggatttttaaaggaaaactttgcaaagacaaaaagaataTTTGGTGTGTAGGCTGCTGTTTTCATTACACTCTGGAAAAGCCTGACAGTCCCTCTGGTGAA from Falco biarmicus isolate bFalBia1 chromosome 3, bFalBia1.pri, whole genome shotgun sequence carries:
- the MC5R gene encoding melanocortin receptor 5 isoform X1 → MNTSSQLYVSELNPSASGSNFTVPTVKSKSSPCEQVVIAAEVFLTLGIVSLLENILVICAIVKNKNLHSPMYFFVCSLAVADMLVSVSNAWETITIYLINNRHIIIEDTFVRHIDNVFDSMICISVVASMCSLLAIAVDRYITIFYALRYHNIMTVKRSGLIIACIWTFCTGCGIIFILYYESTYVIICLITMFFTMLILMVSLYIHMFLLARTHVKKIAALPGYNSVRQRTSMKGAITLTMLLGIFIVCWAPFFLHLILMISCPQNLYCVCFMSHFNMYLILIMCNSVIDPLIYAFRSQEMRKTFKEIICCYSLRMVCGLSNKY
- the MC5R gene encoding melanocortin receptor 5 isoform X2 — protein: MLVSVSNAWETITIYLINNRHIIIEDTFVRHIDNVFDSMICISVVASMCSLLAIAVDRYITIFYALRYHNIMTVKRSGLIIACIWTFCTGCGIIFILYYESTYVIICLITMFFTMLILMVSLYIHMFLLARTHVKKIAALPGYNSVRQRTSMKGAITLTMLLGIFIVCWAPFFLHLILMISCPQNLYCVCFMSHFNMYLILIMCNSVIDPLIYAFRSQEMRKTFKEIICCYSLRMVCGLSNKY